One region of Estrella lausannensis genomic DNA includes:
- a CDS encoding nucleotidyl transferase AbiEii/AbiGii toxin family protein, with amino-acid sequence MINEQALKDRLQIIAKDKEMPFNACWKQLLLERFLARLARSSHVNKFIFKGGFLLSYMMKIGRETVDLDFLLNRMNAESKELQEVFEEIAAMSSNDGFTFSFDSMEVLSQPHMEYPGYRTIIKASFAKMKDKIHVDVGVGDVVEPTNREIRLFEYRGKPFFEESISLLVYPIETIFAEKLETVLSKGSRNSRMKDFHDLLLLLRDKSLHSSETLRASVKKTFDNRGTVLQAIQFDESGHKALQKLWNAHIQGLGDMARELNLPEDMKTVIDAINTSINEIDRQGLEI; translated from the coding sequence ATGATAAACGAACAAGCCCTAAAAGACAGACTCCAAATCATTGCCAAAGATAAGGAAATGCCTTTCAATGCTTGCTGGAAGCAGCTTCTTCTAGAGAGGTTTTTAGCACGACTGGCACGCTCCTCCCATGTCAATAAATTCATATTTAAAGGCGGATTTCTACTTTCCTACATGATGAAAATAGGAAGGGAAACTGTAGATCTCGACTTCCTTTTGAATCGTATGAATGCCGAATCGAAAGAGCTTCAAGAAGTGTTTGAAGAGATTGCTGCGATGTCGTCGAACGATGGCTTCACTTTTTCTTTCGATAGCATGGAGGTGCTTTCTCAGCCCCATATGGAATATCCTGGATACCGGACTATTATCAAGGCTTCCTTTGCCAAGATGAAAGATAAAATTCATGTGGATGTGGGCGTGGGCGATGTCGTAGAACCTACGAACCGCGAAATTCGGCTTTTTGAATACCGAGGAAAACCGTTTTTTGAAGAATCGATTTCTCTTTTAGTTTATCCGATCGAAACGATTTTTGCAGAAAAACTGGAGACAGTACTTTCCAAGGGGTCTCGAAATAGTCGAATGAAAGACTTTCATGATCTGCTGCTGCTGCTCCGGGATAAAAGCTTGCATAGTTCCGAGACATTGCGTGCGAGTGTGAAAAAGACGTTCGATAATCGAGGGACTGTTTTGCAAGCGATTCAGTTCGATGAATCCGGCCACAAAGCTCTCCAAAAGTTGTGGAATGCACATATCCAAGGACTTGGTGATATGGCAAGAGAGCTTAATCTGCCAGAAGACATGAAGACGGTCATAGACGCGATCAACACTTCTATAAATGAAATAGACCGCCAGGGTCTCGAAATTTGA
- a CDS encoding protein-tyrosine phosphatase family protein, with protein MNGINVFNPFSNQYHALDDFKKLTVTQKIVTIALTALASIATAFLATSAVFRILVGHFIQVQKPHKLPEQPLDDQAPKTNKTPDAPIVPITPKTDISPLLPFPLDLEAMKPFKISTDKEEAALPFQQITDQMASQEHAKLAQKTWNNPVKMVDPNLYTIRWGDITSPEATHVPAIDVAGSMQHLHANYVNMEDGSRYIAIQYPSTKENDAFVQLVNNEASLIVDLTGANDRAKDVGLKFIERRYFPKTAGKTRHFKNMSVTCTEAQDLGKISVYTYAIVDGSGNLTKKIQRVHYKEWPDHGAIPPADVAELTAIVDKLSAGKPGAVMVHCRAGVGRTGTFITSRTLMHLTQAGQLTPKEYQAKAHQIILAGRVQRGPSFVQTAVQLKGIYQFGNELFKGNFAETAQSRIENALNGAPKKSTSSSDADIDGISLPRRTDLFSSPKVSSSKILFPSTPLPKPPVLAEATLFPGMLSDVKELAIKLGGSTGAKLVEADGKKYVRKEGNNAPHIVAEYYANKAYKVMGVDVPDVKLYNKTNSEAIKGNAQGVSYPVQLSTFVEGAETLKSYWNKASVAEKRELKEKIRRHFVLDVLLGNRDVIGASLDNILVTHDGLPIRIDNGSSFEFRAQGGIKAGGFSDEATEIDAMRNKAMNANAAQFFKGISDKEIIWQVEEIEQKFDSLLGAVPGKYHQALKNRLAYLKQYAANLIHQQQATHVSIDALLKNTSKTVVFDKNFSADGLSLNGVPFKKTEGIPDFSKVSDKMIGEPEFIPAPGKAISAGVIVVEADGRVWVYEPRKHFGGYNHTFPKGRLEDGYTMQQTALKEAFEESGLLVEIEGFFMDAVKSTTKTRYYLAKRIGGDPSQAHWEASAVKLATVDDLETLLNNGHDKPILNELKTKLALV; from the coding sequence ATGAATGGAATCAATGTATTCAACCCCTTTAGTAATCAGTATCATGCGCTGGATGATTTTAAAAAGCTCACTGTGACGCAAAAAATTGTCACGATCGCATTAACCGCACTCGCGTCCATCGCTACTGCCTTTCTTGCCACATCTGCTGTTTTTCGCATATTAGTAGGTCACTTTATTCAAGTCCAAAAGCCACACAAGCTCCCCGAACAGCCTCTTGATGACCAGGCGCCTAAGACAAACAAAACACCGGATGCTCCTATAGTACCCATCACCCCGAAGACCGATATCTCCCCGCTTCTTCCTTTCCCCCTAGATCTGGAAGCGATGAAACCCTTCAAGATCTCTACCGACAAAGAGGAGGCTGCCCTCCCATTTCAGCAAATCACCGATCAAATGGCCAGTCAGGAGCACGCGAAACTTGCTCAGAAAACATGGAACAACCCAGTCAAGATGGTGGATCCGAATCTTTACACGATCCGCTGGGGTGACATTACCTCCCCCGAAGCGACACACGTCCCGGCCATCGACGTCGCAGGATCTATGCAGCACCTCCACGCGAACTACGTCAACATGGAAGATGGGTCGAGGTACATTGCTATCCAATATCCTTCTACAAAAGAAAATGACGCCTTTGTCCAGCTTGTAAACAACGAAGCCAGCCTGATTGTGGATTTAACCGGTGCAAACGACAGGGCAAAAGATGTCGGCCTGAAATTTATTGAACGCCGCTATTTCCCAAAAACAGCGGGTAAAACGCGGCACTTCAAAAACATGTCAGTCACCTGCACGGAAGCGCAGGATCTCGGCAAGATCTCCGTCTACACCTACGCGATTGTAGATGGCAGCGGAAACCTGACTAAGAAGATCCAAAGGGTTCACTACAAAGAGTGGCCAGACCACGGTGCAATCCCCCCCGCCGATGTGGCAGAGCTTACGGCAATTGTCGACAAGTTGAGCGCTGGGAAGCCCGGTGCCGTCATGGTACACTGCCGCGCCGGTGTTGGCAGAACAGGAACCTTCATCACGTCAAGAACGCTAATGCACCTGACGCAAGCCGGACAGCTGACTCCTAAAGAATATCAGGCCAAAGCCCACCAGATTATTTTAGCAGGCCGAGTGCAGAGAGGTCCCTCTTTTGTGCAGACGGCTGTGCAACTTAAGGGCATCTACCAGTTTGGAAACGAGCTCTTCAAGGGAAATTTCGCTGAAACCGCCCAATCGCGTATCGAAAACGCATTGAATGGAGCCCCGAAGAAAAGCACCTCCTCGTCCGACGCTGATATTGACGGCATCTCCCTTCCAAGGAGGACAGACCTCTTCTCCTCTCCTAAAGTCTCCTCCTCAAAAATTTTGTTCCCGTCAACCCCGCTGCCCAAGCCGCCCGTTCTCGCGGAGGCGACACTTTTTCCGGGTATGCTGAGCGACGTCAAAGAACTCGCCATTAAACTGGGCGGTTCGACCGGAGCCAAACTCGTCGAAGCCGATGGAAAGAAGTATGTCAGAAAAGAAGGCAACAACGCCCCTCACATAGTGGCAGAGTATTATGCCAACAAAGCCTACAAGGTAATGGGCGTTGATGTTCCTGATGTGAAGCTCTACAATAAGACCAACTCGGAGGCAATCAAAGGAAATGCTCAGGGCGTTAGCTATCCGGTACAGCTCTCCACCTTTGTCGAGGGAGCCGAAACTCTGAAAAGCTACTGGAACAAAGCCTCTGTAGCGGAGAAGAGAGAGCTTAAAGAAAAGATCAGAAGACACTTCGTGCTCGATGTTCTCTTGGGCAACCGGGACGTGATCGGTGCCTCTCTCGATAATATCTTGGTGACCCATGATGGCTTGCCCATCAGGATCGACAACGGCTCTTCCTTTGAGTTCAGAGCGCAAGGGGGCATTAAGGCAGGCGGATTCTCAGACGAAGCGACCGAAATCGACGCAATGCGTAATAAAGCGATGAATGCCAACGCGGCTCAATTCTTCAAAGGCATCTCCGACAAAGAGATCATCTGGCAGGTAGAAGAAATTGAACAGAAGTTCGACTCTCTCCTGGGAGCCGTGCCGGGCAAATACCATCAGGCACTGAAAAATAGACTTGCGTATTTGAAGCAGTACGCAGCTAACCTGATCCATCAGCAGCAGGCCACTCACGTGAGCATCGACGCGCTTCTTAAGAACACCTCGAAAACTGTTGTGTTCGATAAAAACTTCTCTGCCGACGGCTTAAGCTTAAACGGCGTGCCTTTCAAGAAGACGGAAGGAATTCCCGATTTTTCGAAGGTCTCCGACAAAATGATTGGCGAACCGGAGTTCATCCCCGCTCCCGGTAAAGCGATTTCAGCCGGTGTGATCGTTGTGGAAGCGGATGGAAGGGTTTGGGTTTACGAACCGCGCAAGCACTTCGGCGGGTATAACCACACGTTCCCCAAAGGTCGTCTGGAAGATGGATACACCATGCAGCAAACTGCCCTTAAAGAGGCTTTCGAAGAGTCGGGATTGCTCGTAGAGATTGAAGGCTTCTTCATGGACGCCGTGAAATCCACGACCAAAACCCGCTATTACCTTGCGAAGCGAATCGGCGGCGATCCGTCGCAGGCTCACTGGGAAGCCTCCGCAGTTAAGCTGGCCACAGTCGATGATTTGGAGACGCTCCTGAATAACGGGCACGACAAGCCCATACTCAATGAGTTAAAAACAAAACTGGCGCTCGTCTAA
- a CDS encoding type IV toxin-antitoxin system AbiEi family antitoxin domain-containing protein, translating to MRPKACLIRLTPLLTKPSFTTQEAKNLGVPAAVLSYYAKTGQLRRIRHGVYQAADYQNPEAFRWADLIEAAHSIHGGVICLISALAVYDLTEEIPRQHWIGIRHGTSVRSNRQIKIVRFRDLDLGKTEIELEGTRVPIFDRERTIIDAFRLLSRETAIKALKAALAIGGKNRTDLRKLESYAKKLQFDISPYLLSMTT from the coding sequence ATGAGACCCAAAGCCTGTCTAATCCGCCTTACGCCACTGCTGACCAAGCCCTCTTTTACAACACAAGAGGCAAAAAACTTAGGTGTTCCCGCGGCCGTTTTAAGTTACTATGCTAAAACCGGACAGCTAAGGAGAATTCGTCATGGAGTCTATCAAGCGGCTGACTATCAGAATCCTGAAGCCTTCCGCTGGGCAGATCTGATCGAAGCGGCTCATTCTATTCATGGCGGAGTGATATGTCTAATCTCAGCTCTGGCCGTTTACGATTTAACGGAAGAGATCCCGCGGCAGCATTGGATCGGAATTCGCCATGGAACTTCAGTTCGAAGTAACCGTCAAATTAAAATCGTTCGCTTTCGAGACCTCGATTTAGGTAAAACGGAAATCGAACTAGAAGGCACTCGTGTTCCAATATTTGACCGGGAAAGGACGATCATAGATGCATTTCGCCTCCTGAGTCGAGAAACAGCCATTAAAGCATTAAAGGCGGCATTAGCCATAGGCGGAAAAAACCGCACTGACCTAAGAAAGCTTGAATCCTATGCGAAAAAGCTTCAATTCGACATTTCACCTTATTTACTGAGCATGACGACATGA
- a CDS encoding hemolysin family protein, with protein MTPAILLAISAFSLLGTFVLTGLAAALRSIHEKEGLKILKSIGRKFFYRPIHLFFFPHDEYEGLFFATTCAQNMARFFFAGSAALFLFQAANPTVEAGHQDLKFFGIFLMLLLFGALSFSLGDWIPRIIGTRFPTKTLDKMAFLSSFFLLTVLPITFVFLKITRSFSRNIYLDTTQEPESKVKRELFSIIRQADLKEELTDSDKKLISSVLSFSGHLTREVMVPRVDVFSLDATTTIKEAGKLLDIEGYSRVPVYEETVDNIVGILMYKDILKKYMEYEENGCNPEILKAPISSIQKPALYTPETKRISALLQEFRKKQVHLAIVVDEYGGTEGIITIEDILEDIVGQIADEYDVKEELFIAQPDGAWIVDATITLLEVEQQLGIKIPEEGDFDTLAGYLFQCTGEIPPKGFTVESDEFIIEVLRSNDRMVEKVKIKPRVIAEETQQKDEKA; from the coding sequence TTGACTCCCGCCATATTACTTGCAATTTCCGCCTTTTCGCTTCTCGGAACGTTTGTCCTGACAGGCCTGGCTGCAGCACTCCGCAGCATTCACGAGAAAGAAGGCCTCAAAATCTTGAAATCGATCGGCCGCAAGTTCTTCTACAGGCCCATTCACCTGTTTTTTTTTCCACACGATGAATACGAGGGTCTTTTTTTTGCCACGACCTGTGCCCAGAATATGGCCCGTTTTTTCTTCGCAGGTTCCGCCGCACTCTTCCTCTTTCAGGCAGCTAACCCAACGGTCGAGGCCGGCCATCAGGATTTAAAGTTCTTTGGCATCTTTCTGATGCTGCTGCTCTTTGGCGCCCTCTCTTTTTCCTTAGGCGACTGGATTCCGCGCATCATCGGAACGCGTTTTCCGACGAAAACACTGGATAAAATGGCCTTTTTATCCTCCTTTTTCCTTCTTACCGTGCTGCCGATCACGTTTGTCTTTTTAAAGATTACCCGCTCGTTTTCGCGAAACATCTATTTGGACACGACGCAAGAGCCCGAATCGAAAGTCAAAAGAGAGCTCTTCAGCATTATCCGCCAGGCGGATCTCAAAGAGGAGCTGACAGACAGCGACAAGAAATTGATTTCCTCAGTTCTCTCGTTTTCCGGGCACCTCACCAGAGAAGTGATGGTTCCCAGGGTTGATGTCTTCAGTCTTGATGCAACGACTACCATTAAAGAAGCTGGAAAACTCCTCGACATCGAAGGCTACAGCCGCGTGCCAGTCTATGAGGAGACAGTCGACAACATCGTCGGCATCCTGATGTACAAAGATATCCTCAAAAAATATATGGAGTATGAAGAGAACGGCTGCAATCCGGAAATTCTCAAAGCCCCCATCTCCTCCATTCAGAAACCTGCGCTCTACACACCCGAAACCAAAAGAATCTCCGCCCTGCTGCAGGAGTTTAGAAAAAAGCAGGTTCACCTAGCCATCGTGGTCGACGAATACGGCGGCACCGAAGGGATTATCACCATAGAAGATATCCTTGAGGACATCGTCGGGCAGATCGCCGATGAATACGATGTAAAAGAAGAGCTATTCATCGCCCAGCCCGACGGAGCCTGGATCGTCGATGCAACCATCACTCTCCTGGAAGTGGAGCAGCAACTCGGGATCAAAATTCCGGAAGAGGGTGATTTCGACACCTTGGCAGGCTATCTATTCCAATGTACGGGAGAGATCCCTCCCAAAGGATTCACCGTCGAAAGCGATGAATTTATCATCGAAGTCTTAAGATCCAACGACCGCATGGTGGAAAAAGTTAAGATCAAACCGCGCGTCATCGCAGAAGAGACGCAGCAGAAAGACGAAAAAGCTTAA
- a CDS encoding aminoglycoside phosphotransferase family protein, with protein MAEITQLLIHWLRAFYLIEITTLEPLALGADANAAVYKAKSVDTQVYFVKVRQGPPAEAPIEVITLLQNEGIKELISPIKTREGHQTLHVENLMLTVYPFVEGENGFTRTLTDEQWILFGKALRKIHEIPMPKAVEQRIRRESFSTKWRDSVRSIMSAIEGDCDEIGAKFSAYLKEHAGTIADLVSRSEKLSKKIKGQSFPFVLCHSDIHAGNLLLTNEGGLFLIDWDDPLMAPRERDLMFIGGGVGNVWNNSREETLFYQGYGETELNPALLAYYRHERILEDIVDFAEGILLNNSSLEDKNEMYGHFLGMFEPNGVVDIALQADEAIVE; from the coding sequence ATGGCAGAGATCACCCAACTTCTTATTCACTGGTTAAGAGCGTTTTACTTAATCGAAATTACAACGCTGGAGCCCCTTGCGCTTGGGGCAGACGCAAACGCAGCTGTATACAAAGCAAAGAGCGTGGACACCCAAGTCTACTTTGTCAAAGTCCGGCAAGGGCCGCCTGCCGAAGCCCCTATTGAGGTCATCACGCTTTTGCAAAACGAGGGAATAAAGGAGCTTATCTCTCCCATCAAGACTCGTGAGGGCCACCAAACCCTGCACGTCGAAAACTTGATGCTGACTGTCTACCCTTTTGTTGAAGGGGAAAACGGCTTCACCCGCACCTTAACGGATGAGCAGTGGATCCTGTTTGGTAAAGCCCTCAGAAAAATCCATGAAATCCCGATGCCAAAAGCTGTAGAACAGCGCATCCGTAGAGAGAGTTTTTCTACGAAGTGGCGCGATTCCGTTCGCTCGATTATGAGCGCCATTGAGGGAGACTGTGATGAGATCGGAGCGAAATTCTCTGCTTACCTTAAAGAGCATGCTGGCACTATCGCCGACTTGGTCAGCCGCAGCGAAAAGCTTAGCAAGAAAATTAAAGGTCAGTCATTTCCTTTTGTACTGTGCCACTCTGACATCCATGCAGGGAACCTCCTGCTCACGAACGAGGGCGGCCTTTTCCTCATCGACTGGGATGATCCCCTCATGGCTCCGAGAGAGCGTGATCTGATGTTTATAGGGGGAGGTGTCGGAAACGTGTGGAATAACTCGCGCGAAGAGACGCTTTTCTATCAAGGGTATGGCGAAACGGAATTAAACCCCGCCCTTTTGGCCTATTACCGGCATGAGAGAATCCTTGAAGATATTGTTGATTTTGCCGAAGGAATCCTCTTGAACAACAGCAGCCTCGAGGACAAAAACGAGATGTACGGACACTTCCTCGGCATGTTTGAACCGAACGGCGTGGTGGATATTGCGCTGCAGGCAGACGAAGCTATTGTTGAGTAG
- a CDS encoding small basic protein: protein MSRHPSFGKSNKATKKRNVLKRFERIDVLKKLGRWEEGKNSRVTGLPKTPVLQ from the coding sequence ATGTCTAGACACCCAAGTTTTGGCAAATCCAATAAAGCCACAAAAAAACGCAATGTCCTCAAGAGATTTGAACGCATCGACGTGCTCAAGAAATTAGGACGTTGGGAAGAGGGAAAAAATAGCCGTGTCACCGGCCTTCCAAAAACCCCTGTTCTCCAGTAA
- a CDS encoding GNAT family N-acetyltransferase, translated as MTLEQEHFDLLEDSFPGIVANIERYEALGFSWNQSKPFVKKQGGEVLSHAGFLEFPMWVEGEKHQVGALHAICTQNTERSRGLATALVKEALEWAHGRVESVILFTEIPQFYEKLSFRPVQECRFHLKERRGKGSAALTPLTFPKDNALFIRMYQGRAPLSERLWIEDRGALAAFNSLFATYPLYWSLHYSSQEDAIFSFALEGKVLHLFDVVAEKIPSLDTILDHMPAAIEEIYFYFSPDLLTKQARAIPYLYDNGQLMLYGDTLGSEPFMIPPLSRC; from the coding sequence ATGACTTTAGAGCAAGAACACTTTGATCTCTTAGAAGACTCCTTTCCGGGAATTGTCGCCAATATCGAGCGGTATGAAGCGCTCGGATTTTCGTGGAATCAGAGCAAACCTTTTGTAAAGAAGCAAGGTGGAGAGGTCCTATCGCATGCGGGATTTTTAGAATTTCCCATGTGGGTCGAAGGTGAAAAGCACCAAGTGGGCGCCCTCCATGCGATCTGTACCCAAAACACCGAAAGGAGCCGGGGTCTGGCTACAGCACTGGTCAAGGAAGCGCTCGAATGGGCGCATGGCCGGGTGGAGTCTGTCATTTTGTTCACCGAGATCCCTCAATTTTATGAAAAGCTCTCGTTTCGTCCTGTACAAGAGTGCCGCTTCCATCTTAAGGAGCGGAGAGGCAAGGGCAGCGCGGCACTCACACCGCTTACTTTTCCCAAAGACAACGCTCTTTTTATTCGGATGTATCAAGGAAGGGCACCGCTTTCTGAACGCTTATGGATTGAAGATAGGGGGGCGCTCGCGGCGTTTAACTCTCTTTTCGCAACCTACCCGCTCTATTGGTCGCTGCACTACAGCTCACAAGAGGATGCAATTTTTTCCTTTGCGTTGGAGGGGAAGGTGCTGCATCTTTTCGATGTCGTCGCCGAAAAGATCCCTTCGCTGGATACAATTTTAGATCATATGCCGGCCGCTATTGAGGAAATATATTTTTATTTTTCTCCGGACCTTTTGACAAAGCAAGCGCGCGCCATACCGTATCTCTACGATAACGGCCAGCTCATGCTTTACGGCGACACTTTAGGCTCTGAGCCGTTCATGATTCCACCGCTTAGCCGCTGCTAA
- the rny gene encoding ribonuclease Y, which produces MEEDLLFLAFTFLFGALFSACSLLIYQKVKLGGFKEIGDSIIKAAEERAQKRFDENEERIKSRLDEERTKLEDRLHKELKKIKEREDQIAHREEKIASRSQQIEKKSQETERKEAALKDLELTLHQLKADLQHKEKKLLEQLEKSAHLSLVDAQAQLLEEAKASIHTDLEKALMEAQQTLKASEDALAKKTIVTAIGRMARPLASECTVNTIALPSDEMKGRIIGKEGRNIRALERELGVTILLDETPKALVISGFDPYRMHVAKEAIKELIRDGRIHPTKIEEAAKAARDKTDANIKTWGQEAAAEAGAWAEAGAFNLHPELTHLLGRLKLRYSMGQNVLDHSLEVSHLMGLMASELGLDVKLAKRIGLLHDMGKAVTHEMDGSHAMIGYRLALQYGEGEDVASGIGAHHQEMEPITWEGALTAAADTLSAARPGARTEAAHDYVKRLGRLEEIAKTFAGVEKAYALQAGREIHVFVEPDKVSDEGAIALSREISKKVSAEYPLQGKVKVSVIREQRVIDYAL; this is translated from the coding sequence ATGGAAGAAGACCTTCTGTTTCTCGCATTCACATTCCTGTTTGGAGCCCTCTTCAGCGCCTGCAGCCTGCTCATTTACCAAAAGGTGAAGCTGGGCGGATTTAAAGAAATTGGCGACAGTATCATCAAAGCCGCTGAAGAGAGAGCTCAAAAGCGATTTGATGAAAATGAAGAGCGGATCAAAAGCAGGCTGGATGAGGAACGCACCAAATTAGAAGACCGTCTCCACAAAGAGCTCAAAAAAATCAAAGAACGGGAAGATCAGATCGCACATCGCGAAGAGAAGATCGCCTCTAGGTCCCAGCAGATCGAAAAGAAGAGTCAGGAGACGGAGCGCAAAGAAGCTGCGTTGAAAGACCTCGAATTGACGCTCCACCAATTAAAGGCTGACCTACAGCATAAAGAAAAAAAATTACTGGAGCAACTTGAGAAGAGCGCCCACCTCTCCCTTGTGGATGCTCAAGCCCAACTTTTAGAAGAGGCCAAAGCATCCATCCACACCGATCTTGAGAAAGCCTTGATGGAAGCGCAGCAAACCCTCAAAGCTTCCGAAGACGCCCTTGCAAAAAAAACGATCGTGACAGCCATCGGAAGGATGGCAAGACCCCTCGCTTCAGAGTGTACTGTCAATACCATAGCCCTCCCCAGCGATGAGATGAAAGGCAGGATTATCGGCAAAGAAGGGCGCAACATCCGGGCACTCGAGCGTGAGCTGGGAGTGACGATTCTCCTCGATGAGACACCAAAAGCGCTTGTAATCTCCGGATTTGACCCCTATCGGATGCATGTGGCGAAAGAGGCAATCAAAGAGCTAATCCGCGACGGCAGAATCCATCCAACCAAGATTGAGGAGGCCGCTAAAGCGGCAAGAGACAAAACTGACGCAAACATCAAAACCTGGGGACAGGAAGCGGCGGCGGAAGCCGGGGCCTGGGCGGAAGCCGGTGCCTTCAATCTGCATCCTGAGCTTACCCACCTCTTGGGACGTCTTAAACTGCGCTATAGCATGGGTCAAAACGTTCTGGACCACTCGCTCGAAGTTTCCCATCTGATGGGACTCATGGCTTCCGAGCTTGGGCTGGACGTCAAACTTGCCAAAAGGATAGGCCTTCTCCATGATATGGGGAAAGCCGTCACCCACGAAATGGACGGCTCGCACGCCATGATCGGCTACCGCCTCGCCCTGCAGTATGGCGAAGGTGAAGATGTCGCAAGCGGCATTGGAGCGCACCACCAGGAAATGGAGCCGATAACTTGGGAAGGCGCTTTGACCGCCGCCGCCGATACCCTTTCGGCAGCACGTCCCGGAGCACGCACAGAGGCTGCGCACGATTATGTCAAACGCCTCGGAAGACTGGAAGAGATCGCCAAAACTTTCGCTGGCGTCGAGAAAGCGTATGCCCTGCAGGCTGGCAGGGAAATCCATGTTTTTGTAGAACCCGATAAAGTCTCAGATGAAGGAGCCATCGCCCTATCCCGGGAAATCAGTAAGAAAGTATCAGCCGAATATCCCCTGCAGGGAAAAGTCAAGGTTTCGGTTATCCGTGAGCAAAGAGTGATCGACTACGCCCTTTAA
- the ybeY gene encoding rRNA maturation RNase YbeY yields MKVFITNSQKDLAIDRAQVRNLVLTFFARRKITFSEITVHFVTDKKMRAMHAEFFDDPSPTDCMTFPVDPIVKGQSDLVLGDIVVCPKTALVFSEKRGKEVYQELTLYIIHALLHLLGYDDINKKDRSLMRRKEREEMAYLKEVNAWLSPKETVTRS; encoded by the coding sequence GTGAAAGTATTCATCACCAACAGTCAAAAAGATTTAGCTATCGATAGAGCCCAAGTGCGCAACTTGGTTCTCACCTTCTTCGCTCGGCGGAAAATTACCTTTTCGGAAATCACCGTCCACTTCGTCACCGACAAAAAGATGCGTGCCATGCACGCCGAATTTTTCGACGACCCCTCCCCCACTGACTGCATGACCTTCCCGGTAGACCCTATCGTCAAAGGGCAAAGCGACTTAGTGCTCGGGGACATTGTTGTCTGCCCCAAGACCGCGCTTGTTTTTTCCGAGAAAAGAGGCAAAGAGGTCTATCAGGAACTTACCCTCTATATCATCCATGCGCTTTTGCATCTATTGGGCTATGATGATATAAACAAAAAGGACCGCAGCCTGATGAGAAGAAAAGAGAGAGAAGAGATGGCTTATCTAAAAGAAGTGAACGCATGGCTCTCTCCTAAAGAAACTGTCACAAGGAGCTAA